The Callithrix jacchus isolate 240 chromosome X, calJac240_pri, whole genome shotgun sequence genome contains a region encoding:
- the LOC100896193 gene encoding X antigen family member 1-like yields METPKKRNHQQNVGILRLNGRDNTIRFSLPKCMKWKVICKNCASERPGMTLDFHSGVKVKIISKGEPCEMPETVPDLEADLQELSESETGDEYEDGPVVQGNGMPKSEQFKMPEGGEGKPQD; encoded by the exons ATGGAGACCCCCAAGAAAAGGAACCACCAACAGAACGTTGGGATCTTACGCCTGAATGGGAGAGATAACACGATCAGGTTTTCCCTTCCCAAG TGCATGAAATGGAAGGTGATCTGCAAGAACTGTGCCAGTGAAAGACCTGGGATGACTCTGGATTTTCATTCTGGCGTCAAGGTGAAGATTATATCAAAAGGAGAACCCTGTGAAATGCCAGAAACAG TGCCTGACCTGGAAGCTGATCTCCAGGAGCTGTCTGAGTCAGAGACTGGGGATGAATATGAAGATGGTCCTGTGGTCCAGGGAAACGGTATGCCAAAATCAGAGCAGTTTAAAATGCCAGAAGGAG GGGAGGGGAAACCACAGGACTAA